TGGCAGCGCCATCGTGTGGTTTCTATGGGCCTCTAACAGAATGCCGATTCGTAGGGGAGCATCTTCAGATGCTCCCTCTTGGCGGGAGGGTCTGAAGACCCTCCCCTACGCATTCTGTTAGACGCTCTAAGTAGTCCTTAGCGTAGCGGATGTAGCTTGTGGCGCTGTGATCGATCTGCTGGATTTCCGACGGCTTGAGGGGGCGGACGACCTTGGCGGGCATGCCCATGACGAGGCTGCGGGGCGGAATCTTGGTTCCGGGAGTGACGAGGGCGCCCGCGGCGATGAAACAGTATTCGCCGATCTCGGCTCCATCCAGAACGACAGAGCGCATGCCGACAAGGACGTTGTCTGCGATGGTGCATCCATGAATCACGGCGGCATGACCTACCGTGACGTTCGCGCCGACGCGAGTCGTCCACAGATCCTTCGTCGCGTGAATCACCGTTCCGTCCTGGATGTTCGTGCGCGCCCCGATGGCGATGGCGTTCACGTCGCCGCGGATGGTCACCCCGAACCAGATGCCGGTGTCGCTTCCCAACTCCACATTGCCGATGACGTAGGCATTGGGGGCGACAAAGACGCCCTCCGGGACTTTCGGGATCCAATGTTTGTAGGGGAGAATCGGCATGTCAGCGAGGGTTTACGCTGCGAGATCCTGGGCAATCTTGGCGGCGATGCGGGGGTCGAACAAGTTGGCGGTGCCGATTTCGACGGCGACGGCCCCAGCGGACAGGTAGTCACGGACATCGGCCGCGCGCCGAACGCCGCCGGTGGCGATGATGGGGATGCGAAGGGAACTCCCGATTTCCTTGAGGTGCTTGAGCACGAGGGGTTTGAGCGCAGGTCCCGAGAGGCCGCCGAATTCGTTGCCCACAACGGGCCGTCCGGCTTCATCGACCGGCCGGATGCGCAGCGTATTGCCGAGGCAGATGGCGTCCGCGCCGGCTCCCTCGATGGCGCGCGCCACGTCCACCAGTCTGGGATCTCCGGGCGCGAGCTTGGCGATGATGGTTTTCTTCGTCCGTGTTCGCACCTGCCGAATGAGTTGTGCGGCCGCTTCCGGGTCTTCGCCGACCTCTCGCCCCCCACCTTGGACATTCGGACAGGAGAGATTGACTTCTATGGCCGCCAATTCGTCGGCCGATTCGAGTCGCGAGGTGAGTTCTTCATATTCGGCCGGACTGAAGCCGTAGACGTTGGCGATGATCGGAATGCCCCATTCCCGCAGGGCGGGCCAGCGATCCCGGAGGAAAGCCTCGATGCCGATGTTCTGGAGTCCGATCGAGTTGACCATCCCTCCCGGTACGCAGGCGACGCGGGGGGGGGGATTGCCCGGACGCGGCTGAAGCGTGATCCCCTTGGTGACGAAACCGCCGAGGAGTCGGACGTCGAAAAAGTCGGGCAGGAATTCCCCGTTCGCGGCGATGCCGGAGGCGATGATGACGGGGTTGGGGAGGGAGAGGGGACCGATGACGATTCGTGATCCCGTGATCCCGTGACTCCGTGAGCCCGCGTGAGGGCTCTGATTCACGGTTTCACGATTCACGGGTTCACGGTTCGTTGCGGAAGATCCAGCAGAAGGGCCACGGCATCTTCGCGCGTGTCGTAGTAGTAGTTCGGGCGCACGCCCACGGCGCGGAATCCGAGCTTCCGATAGAGATTGAGAGCCGGTGTGTTGGAGGGCCGGGCCTCCAGCGTGGCAAGGGTCAGCCCCGTTTCGACGGCCAAATGGAGGACGTGGGTGAGGAGTCTCAGACCGAATCCGAGCCGGCGGAAATCCGATCCGACGGCAAGATTCAGGATATGGAGTTCGTTGTGGATGAACCAGGAGCAGAGGTAGCCCACGCACTTCCCGCCGTCCTCGAAATGAGCCTTCAAAACATACGAACGGGCCAGGGGGTTTCTCATTTCCGCTCTGAAAAAAGATTGCGGCCAGGGAGTGGGGAAGGATTCCCTCTCGATGTCCAGGACTTCGGGGAGATCGTCCTCCTTCATCGAAGTGATGAGCGTGCTGACCAGTTTGTCGCCGCGATGGGGGGCGCGCAGGACGCTCATTCGGCGGGTGACGAGAGGGGTGGGTTCTTATCGCCGCGCTCGGGCGGTCCCCTTGCCGTTCAGCCGACGCGCGGTTTTCATTCGATTTCCATTCGTCACCCCCGCGGGCGAGCGAACCGGGCCCGCTTGGGTGCGTTTCGCGGTGATGGCCGCTTGGGCGGCGGCCAACCGAGCGATCGGCACGCGATAGGGCGAGCAGGAGACATAGTCCAAGCCCGCATCATGGAAGAAATGGATGGACCGCGGGTCGCCCCCGTGCTCCCCGCACACACCGGTTTTCAGTTCCGGACGGGCCGAGCGGCCCTTCGCCACACCGAGTTTCACGAGCGCCCCGACCCCGAGCTGGTCCAGAGAGCTGAACGGATCGTGTTCGAGGATGTTTCGGCCCGGCACTTCGACGGGTTGTCGGCATACTTTGCAGACGGCGGCCGCCCGATCCAGTTGGTTCGACCCGCATTGCACGCAGATATTGGCGCTGTTGAGGTAGTGAGCGATGAAGCGGCCCGAATCGTCGCGTGAGAAACCGAAAGTCGTCTGCGTGAGATCGTTGGTGCCGAAGGAGAAGAACTCCGCTTCGCGCGCGATCTGGTCCGCCGTTACGGCCGCACGCGGGAGTTCGATCATCGTGCCCACACTGTACTTGAGCCGCAGGTTTTCCTTCTTCATGACTTCTTCGGCCACCCGGTGAATGAGAAGTTTCTGCGCTTTCATTTCCTGGTCCAAGCCCACCAGTGGAACCATGATTTCAGGGACCACCTTGACGTTCTGCTTGGCCACGGTGCAGGCGGCCTCGAAAATGGCGCGCGCCTGCATTTCGGTGATTTCGGGGTAGAGGATGCCGAGCCGGCAACCTCGGAAGCCGAGCATGGGGTTGAACTCGTGCAGTTCCTCGACGCGGTTCAGCAGGCGGCGTTTGGCCTCCATGTCAGCCCCGTTCCCGCGGATTTCCATCCGGGCGAGTTCCACCATCAATTCCTCCCGCTTGGGAAGAAACTCGTGGAGGGGAGGATCGAGCAGGCGGATCGTGACCGGATATCCTCTCATGATTTGGAAAAGGCCGATGAAATCATTTCGCTGAAGGGGAAGGAGCTGATGGAGGGCCTGGACGCGGTCTTCCTTCGTCCGGGCGAGAATCATCCTTTGCATGATGGGGATGCGGTCCTCCGCGAAGAACATGTGTTCCGTGCGACAGAGGCCGATGCCCTCGGCGCCGAACCCCTTGGCGATTTCGGCCTGGTCCGGGATGTCCGCATTCGCGCGGATGCGGAGGCGGCGAACTTCATCCGCCCACTTCAGGAGCGTGGAGAAATATCGGAAGCGCTCTGAATCGCGGGAGCTGAGTTGATTCTGGATGACTTGAATGACTTCCGACGGGACGACGGCCACTTCGCCTTCGTATACGCATCCAACGAACCCATTGAGCGAGATGGGGCTGCCCTCCGGAAGGGTGCGGCCCCCAAACCGTGCGAGACGGGAAACTTCGTTGATCTCCAGCGTACCGCATCCGGCCACGCAGACCTTGCCCATTTGGCGGGCGACCACGGCGGCGTGGGAGGTCATTCCACCTTTTCCCGTCAGGATTCCGGCCGCGGCGCTCATCCCGTGGATGTCGTCGGGACTCGTCTCGGTGCGGACGAGAATCGCCCGCTCGCCGTTTCGCGCCATCTCCACGGCCTTTTCCGGCGTGAGGGCGATCAATCCGGTGGCCGCGCCCGGACCGGCCGGAAGGCCCTTGCCCAGGACGGCGGCGGAAGATTCCTTGGAGGGATCGAATACGGGAAATAGATATTGGGCGAGTTGCTCGCCATCGACGCGCATGAGGGCTTCTTCCTTATTGATCAGGCGCTTCTTGGCCATATCCACGGCCACCTTCACGGCGGCGAGCCCGGTGCGTTTCCCCGTGCGCGTCTGGAGGAGGAAAAGCTTGCCCTGCTCGATGGTGAATTCGAAATCCTGAATGTCGCGGAAATGCCTTTCCAGCCGCAACGTCACTTCCCGAAGTTTCTTGAATGCCTTCGGCATGTCCTCCTTGAGGTGGCGGATGGGCCGCGGGGTGCGGATGCCGGCCACCACGTCCTCCCCCTGTGCATTCACGAGGTATTCTCCGTAGAACTCATTGGCGCCGGTGGCCGGATTGCGCGTGAAGCCGACTCCGGTGGCGGAGGTGTATCCCTTGTTTCCGAAGACCATGGCTTGGATGTTCACTCCGGTGCCGATATCGTCTGGAATTCCGTATTGCTTCCTATAGAAGATCGCCCGGTCATTGTTCCACGAATCGAAGACGGCATCGCGGGCGAGGCAAAGCTGCTGGAGCGGATCCTGCGGGAACTCCTTCCCCGTTTCCCGGACCACCAACGCTTTGAACTCCTTCACCACGTCCTTCATTTCCTCCGCGGTCAGCTCCACGTCCTGCGCGCGGCCGAATTTCCTCTTCATCTCGGCGAGTTTTTCCTCGAATTTCTTTTTCTCGATCTTGAGCACGACGTCGGAATACATGGCGATGAACCGAC
The nucleotide sequence above comes from Nitrospirota bacterium. Encoded proteins:
- a CDS encoding gamma carbonic anhydrase family protein yields the protein MPILPYKHWIPKVPEGVFVAPNAYVIGNVELGSDTGIWFGVTIRGDVNAIAIGARTNIQDGTVIHATKDLWTTRVGANVTVGHAAVIHGCTIADNVLVGMRSVVLDGAEIGEYCFIAAGALVTPGTKIPPRSLVMGMPAKVVRPLKPSEIQQIDHSATSYIRYAKDYLERLTECVGEGLQTLPPRGSI
- a CDS encoding dihydroorotate dehydrogenase encodes the protein MNRETVNQSPHAGSRSHGITGSRIVIGPLSLPNPVIIASGIAANGEFLPDFFDVRLLGGFVTKGITLQPRPGNPPPRVACVPGGMVNSIGLQNIGIEAFLRDRWPALREWGIPIIANVYGFSPAEYEELTSRLESADELAAIEVNLSCPNVQGGGREVGEDPEAAAQLIRQVRTRTKKTIIAKLAPGDPRLVDVARAIEGAGADAICLGNTLRIRPVDEAGRPVVGNEFGGLSGPALKPLVLKHLKEIGSSLRIPIIATGGVRRAADVRDYLSAGAVAVEIGTANLFDPRIAAKIAQDLAA
- the rimI gene encoding ribosomal protein S18-alanine N-acetyltransferase, which encodes MSVLRAPHRGDKLVSTLITSMKEDDLPEVLDIERESFPTPWPQSFFRAEMRNPLARSYVLKAHFEDGGKCVGYLCSWFIHNELHILNLAVGSDFRRLGFGLRLLTHVLHLAVETGLTLATLEARPSNTPALNLYRKLGFRAVGVRPNYYYDTREDAVALLLDLPQRTVNP
- a CDS encoding pyruvate, phosphate dikinase, with product MEKHNAKGNRYVYFFGNGRADGDGKMKDLLGGKGAGLAEMTNLGIPVPPGFTISTDACREYNTSGRKLPRKIHEECLAGLKRLERACGRRLGDEKDPLLVSVRSGAKFSMPGMMDTILNLGLNDRTALGLIGQTKDERFVWDSSRRFIAMYSDVVLKIEKKKFEEKLAEMKRKFGRAQDVELTAEEMKDVVKEFKALVVRETGKEFPQDPLQQLCLARDAVFDSWNNDRAIFYRKQYGIPDDIGTGVNIQAMVFGNKGYTSATGVGFTRNPATGANEFYGEYLVNAQGEDVVAGIRTPRPIRHLKEDMPKAFKKLREVTLRLERHFRDIQDFEFTIEQGKLFLLQTRTGKRTGLAAVKVAVDMAKKRLINKEEALMRVDGEQLAQYLFPVFDPSKESSAAVLGKGLPAGPGAATGLIALTPEKAVEMARNGERAILVRTETSPDDIHGMSAAAGILTGKGGMTSHAAVVARQMGKVCVAGCGTLEINEVSRLARFGGRTLPEGSPISLNGFVGCVYEGEVAVVPSEVIQVIQNQLSSRDSERFRYFSTLLKWADEVRRLRIRANADIPDQAEIAKGFGAEGIGLCRTEHMFFAEDRIPIMQRMILARTKEDRVQALHQLLPLQRNDFIGLFQIMRGYPVTIRLLDPPLHEFLPKREELMVELARMEIRGNGADMEAKRRLLNRVEELHEFNPMLGFRGCRLGILYPEITEMQARAIFEAACTVAKQNVKVVPEIMVPLVGLDQEMKAQKLLIHRVAEEVMKKENLRLKYSVGTMIELPRAAVTADQIAREAEFFSFGTNDLTQTTFGFSRDDSGRFIAHYLNSANICVQCGSNQLDRAAAVCKVCRQPVEVPGRNILEHDPFSSLDQLGVGALVKLGVAKGRSARPELKTGVCGEHGGDPRSIHFFHDAGLDYVSCSPYRVPIARLAAAQAAITAKRTQAGPVRSPAGVTNGNRMKTARRLNGKGTARARR